A region of Epinephelus fuscoguttatus linkage group LG1, E.fuscoguttatus.final_Chr_v1 DNA encodes the following proteins:
- the cxxc1b gene encoding CXXC-type zinc finger protein 1b: MDSEMSDVDPAPGPETSSMEGENAPLYCICRKPDINCFMIGCDNCNEWFHGHCINITEKMAKAIREWYCMRCRDKNPSLEIKYRSKKSREKEVEVDRGSDKQYSTPSTPDYKSERRRGSKVKRSVRMCGECEPCRRTEDCAQCDFCKDMKKFGGPNKIRQKCRFRQCEVRARKMLRVKDEELSLQERRDNSYHRRRRYSEDYDSEAELYQQYKAAGLSNSLTWNSDEDDEPPFSPVMRKKAVKVKHVKRREKKFDKKKESRRHKQKQKHKDRTRYSEKGELRDSTGLRQCLGPSCVEAARTNSKYCSEDCGMKLAANRIYEILPQRIQQWQQSPCIAEEHGKKQLERIRREQQNARLRLTDMERRFHELEGIIAKAKQQAVQQDEEVNEGDSEDTDLQIFCVSCSHPVNPKVALRHMERCYAKYESQTSFGSMYPTRIEGATRLFCDVYNPQSKTYCKRLQVLCPEHSRDPKIPVDEVCGCPLVKNVFELTGDYCRVSKRKCNKHYNWEKLRRAEVDLERVRVWYKLDELFEQERNVRTAMTNRAGLLALMLHQTIQHDPVTTDLRSNKDR; this comes from the exons ATG GACAGCGAAATGTCTGACGTTGACCCCGCACCAGGACCTGAGACCAGCAGTATGGAGGGGGAGAATGCACCACTGTACTGTATCTGCAGGAAACCAGACATCAACTGCTTCATGAT TGGCTGCGATAACTGTAATGAGTGGTTCCATGGCCACTGCATTAACATCACAGAGAAAATGGCGAAGGCAATCCGGGAATGGTATTGCATGAGATGCAgag ATAAAAACCCCTCGCTGGAAATAAAGTATAGATcaaagaaaagcagagagaaGGAAGTTGAGGTTGACAGAGGATCTGACAAACAGTACAGCACCCCGAGTACTCCTGACTATAAGAGCGAAAGACGGCGTGGATCTAAA gTGAAGCGCTCAGTCCGAATGTGTGGGGAGTGTGAGCCCTGCAGAAGGACGGAGGACTGCGCACAGTGTGACTTCTGCAAGGACATGAAGAAGTTTGGAGGCCCCAACAAAATCAGACAGAAGTGCAGGTTCAGGCAATGTGAGGTTCGGGCCAGG aaaatgCTGCGCGTGAAGGATGAGGAATTGTCTTTGCAAGAAAGGAGGGATAATTCCTACCACAGGCGGAGACGATACTCAGAGGACTATGACAGTGAGGCGGAGCTGTATCAGCAGTACAAGGCAGCAGGGCTGAGCAACAGCTTG ACATGGAatagtgatgaagatgatgagcCACCTTTCAGTCCTGTTATGCGTAAGAAAGCTGTGAAGGTGAAACACGTCAAGAGACGAGAAAAGAAGTTTGACAAGAAA AAGGAGTCACGACGGCACAAACAGAAGCAGAAGCACAAAGACAGAACCAGATACAGTGAGAAGGGAGAGCTCAGAGATAGCACCGGTCTCCGTCAGTGTCTGGGGCCAAGCTGTGTGGAGGCAGCAAGAACCAACTCCAAATACTGCTCTGAGGACTGTGGCATGAAGTTAGCAGCCAA tcgGATCTATGAGATCCTCCCTCAGCGTATCCAGCAGTGGCAACAGAGTCCCTGCATTGCTGAGGAGCATGGTAAGAAGCAGCTGGAGCGCATCCGTCGGGAACAGCAGAATGCCCGGCTGCGCCTCACAGATATGGAGCGACGCTTCCACGAACTTGAAGGCATCATCGCCAAGGCCAAGCAGCAGGCGGTTCAGCAGGATGAGGAG GTGAATGAAGGGGACAGCGAGGACACGGACCTGCAGATTTTCTGTGTGTCTTGCAGTCATCCCGTCAATCCAAAAGTAGCACTGAGACATATGGAGAGATGTTACGCAAAG TATGAGAGCCAGACTTCCTTTGGTTCCATGTACCCTACAAGGATAGAAGG TGCTACCAGACTCTTCTGTGATGTTTACAATCCCCAAAGCAAAACATATTGTAAGAGGCTTCAGGTTTTGTGTCCAGAACATTCCAGAGATCCGAAG ATCCCAGTGGATGAGGTGTGTGGATGTCCTCTGGTGAAGAATGTATTTGAGCTGACGGGAGATTACTGCAGGGTCTCCAAAAGGAAATGCAACAAGCATTACAACTGGGAAAAGCTTAGGAGAGCAGAGGTGGACTTGGAGCGAGTGCGGGTG TGGTACAAGTTGGACGAGCTCTTTGAACAGGAGCGTAATGTCAGGACTGCTATGACCAACAGAGCTGGTCTGCTGGCTCTGATGTTGCACCAAACTATTCAGCATGACCCCGTGACGACCGATCTCCGTAGCAACAAGGATAGGTAG